The following coding sequences lie in one Musa acuminata AAA Group cultivar baxijiao chromosome BXJ1-8, Cavendish_Baxijiao_AAA, whole genome shotgun sequence genomic window:
- the LOC135581512 gene encoding probable protein S-acyltransferase 19 isoform X3 yields the protein MVRRHGWQLPAHTFQVVAITVFFLLVVAFYAFFAPFLGKHIFEYASVAVYTPVAIAVFILYVRCTRINPADPGIMSKFDNEFKHQRNKKPGMPNGTLPSNHENNASGAHSSPTSACRSSLDGSNRKVSAIEDATINMSTRPQRQSSACCSIGGFMCALFVKEDCRKLEDTEEQAGGEDALFCTLCNSEVRKYSKHCRSCDKCVDGFDHHCRWLNNCVGRKNYVSFIALMATSLVWLAIECGVGIAVLILCFVDKKNMENNIEEKLGNGFSRVPFASVVAICTAVSIVACIPLGELFFFHMILIKKGITTYEYVVAMRAMSEAPPASADEEVPNLLYSPTNSATTGLSVGSSISIQYKGVWCTPPRVFVDHQDEIIPHLEPGMVPSTIDPDATGYAERANKSKKAVKISAWKLAKLDSNEAIKAAAKARASSSVLRPIDAHRVPDIDLSSSGNASGRSSLSMDYSATRESRGELKLSPLRSSYVQSLTSKDDYETQTQSASSMSSPVHIHESVALNSLPLPHPLPDRPPPFAARGQPQTSQHTNTMFQTATAIVRENKKVSVVWDQEAGRYVSVPGTNRIDNTMDVPARTSRVPLVNSSAEACAFERRASQPKASSSVVPPILAQERLTYSGQSIFFGGPLLNAPAKDTKQSDSSTRMWPETERASNTNRGGRERGQAVDSFPVFAPGAFQKNLPTK from the exons ATGGTGAGACGCCATGGGTGGCAGCTCCCTGCTCATACCTTTCAG GTTGTTGCCATAACAGTGTTCTTCCTTTTGGTTGTCGCATTCTATGCCTTCTTTGCACCTTTCCTTGGTAAACACATTTTTGAATATGCATCAGTTGCTGTTTACACTCCTGTG GCAATTGCGGTTTTTATACTTTATGTACGCTGTACCCGCATAAACCCTGCTGATCCTGGAATTATGTCAAAGTTTGACAATGAATTCAAACATCAACGGAACAAAAAACCTGGAATGCCCAACGGAACCTTACCTTCTAACCATGAAAACAATGCAAGTGGAGCACATTCTTCCCCAACATCCGCATGTAGGAGCTCCCTAGATGGTTCTAATAGAAAAGTTTCAGCCATTGAAGATGCAACTATAAATATGTCAACTCGTCCACAAAGACAAAGTTCAGCTTGCTGCAGCATTGGAGGATTTATGTGTGCATTGTTTGTTAAAGAAGATTGCCGCAAACTTGAAGACACTGAGGAACAAGCTGGTGGCGAAGATGCTTTATTTTGTACATTGTGCAATTCTGAG GTGCGCAAATACAGTAAGCATTGTAGAAGTTGTGATAAATGTGTGGATGGATTTGATCATCATTGTCGG TGGCTTAATAATTGTGTGGGAAGAAAAAATTATGTCAGCTTTATAGCTCTTATGGCCACGAGTCTTGTTTGG CTTGCAATCGAGTGTGGAGTTGGTATTGCTGTTCTTATACTTTGCTTCGTTGATAAAAAGAACATGGAGAACAACATTGAGGAAAAGCTTGGAAATGGTTTTTCTCGAGTTCCATTCGCAAGTGTTGTG GCTATTTGTACCGCAGTGTCAATAGTGGCATGCATACCTTTGGGAGAATTGTTCTTTTTCCACATGATACTGATAAAAAAG GGAATCACAACCTATGAGTATGTTGTGGCTATGAGAGCAATGAGTGAGGCACCTCCAGCATCAGCCGATGAAGAAGTGCCTAACCTTCTTTACTCCCCAACTAATTCTGCAACAACAGGCTTGAGTGTTGGAAGTTCTATCAGTATTCAGTACAAAGGCGTATGGTGCACTCCTCCAAGGGTCTTTGTCGATCACCAG GATGAGATAATTCCACACTTGGAACCTGGGATGGTACCATCAACTATAGATCCAGATGCAACTGGGTATGCGGAAAGAGCAAATAAGTCCAAAAAGGCTGTTAAGATCAGTGCATGGAAGCTTGCCAAATTGGACTCTAATGAGGCGATAAAAGCGGCGGCCAAAGCCAGGGCATCCTCTTCAGTCCTTCGGCCCATAGATGCTCATCGTGTTCCTGATATTGATTTAAGTTCCAGCGGAAATGCAAGTGGTAGGAGCAGTCTAAGCATGGATTATAGTGCTACCAGAGAATCAAGAGGGGAACTGAAATTATCTCCTCTAAGAAGTTCTTATGTGCAAAGTCTCACTAGCAAGGATGACTATGAGACCCAAACTCAGAGTGCAAGCAGCATGAGCAGTCCAGTTCACATTCATGAATCTGTTGCCCTCAACTCACTTCCTTTGCCGCATCCTCTTCCTGATCGACCTCCACCATTTGCTGCGAGAGGTCAGCCTCAAACTAGCCAACATACCAACACAATGTTCCAAACTGCCACTGCAATTGTTAGGGAGAATAAAAAAGTTTCTGTTGTCTGGGATCAAGAAGCCGGCCGCTATGTCTCGGTACCAGGAACTAATCGAATTGACAATACTATGGATGTCCCAGCTAGGACTTCTCGGGTTCCCTTGGTTAATTCTTCTGCAGAAGCTTGTGCTTTTGAAAGAAGGGCTTCTCAACCAAAGGCTTCTTCGTCCGTGGTGCCTCCTATACTGGCACAAGAGAGATTAACATACAGTGGGCAGTCAATATTCTTTGGTGGTCCTCTTCTTAATGCTCCAGCTAAAGACACTAAGCAAAGCGACAGCAGCACCAGAATGTGGCCGGAAACTGAGAGGGCATCAAATACGAATCGTGGTGGAAGAGAGAGGGGACAAGCAGTCGACTCGTTCCCTGTGTTTGCTCCTGGAGCTTTCCAGAAGAATCTTCCAACCAAGTGA
- the LOC135581512 gene encoding probable protein S-acyltransferase 20 isoform X1: protein MGGSSLLIPFRNQSWTFLHLTFFKQFEFRINVGSNFYECVVAITVFFLLVVAFYAFFAPFLGKHIFEYASVAVYTPVAIAVFILYVRCTRINPADPGIMSKFDNEFKHQRNKKPGMPNGTLPSNHENNASGAHSSPTSACRSSLDGSNRKVSAIEDATINMSTRPQRQSSACCSIGGFMCALFVKEDCRKLEDTEEQAGGEDALFCTLCNSEVRKYSKHCRSCDKCVDGFDHHCRWLNNCVGRKNYVSFIALMATSLVWLAIECGVGIAVLILCFVDKKNMENNIEEKLGNGFSRVPFASVVAICTAVSIVACIPLGELFFFHMILIKKGITTYEYVVAMRAMSEAPPASADEEVPNLLYSPTNSATTGLSVGSSISIQYKGVWCTPPRVFVDHQDEIIPHLEPGMVPSTIDPDATGYAERANKSKKAVKISAWKLAKLDSNEAIKAAAKARASSSVLRPIDAHRVPDIDLSSSGNASGRSSLSMDYSATRESRGELKLSPLRSSYVQSLTSKDDYETQTQSASSMSSPVHIHESVALNSLPLPHPLPDRPPPFAARGQPQTSQHTNTMFQTATAIVRENKKVSVVWDQEAGRYVSVPGTNRIDNTMDVPARTSRVPLVNSSAEACAFERRASQPKASSSVVPPILAQERLTYSGQSIFFGGPLLNAPAKDTKQSDSSTRMWPETERASNTNRGGRERGQAVDSFPVFAPGAFQKNLPTK from the exons ATGGGTGGCAGCTCCCTGCTCATACCTTTCAG AAATCAATCTTGGACCTTTCTGCATTTGACATTTTTCAAACAGTTTGAGTTCAGAATCAATGTTGGCTCTAATTTCTACGAATGT GTTGTTGCCATAACAGTGTTCTTCCTTTTGGTTGTCGCATTCTATGCCTTCTTTGCACCTTTCCTTGGTAAACACATTTTTGAATATGCATCAGTTGCTGTTTACACTCCTGTG GCAATTGCGGTTTTTATACTTTATGTACGCTGTACCCGCATAAACCCTGCTGATCCTGGAATTATGTCAAAGTTTGACAATGAATTCAAACATCAACGGAACAAAAAACCTGGAATGCCCAACGGAACCTTACCTTCTAACCATGAAAACAATGCAAGTGGAGCACATTCTTCCCCAACATCCGCATGTAGGAGCTCCCTAGATGGTTCTAATAGAAAAGTTTCAGCCATTGAAGATGCAACTATAAATATGTCAACTCGTCCACAAAGACAAAGTTCAGCTTGCTGCAGCATTGGAGGATTTATGTGTGCATTGTTTGTTAAAGAAGATTGCCGCAAACTTGAAGACACTGAGGAACAAGCTGGTGGCGAAGATGCTTTATTTTGTACATTGTGCAATTCTGAG GTGCGCAAATACAGTAAGCATTGTAGAAGTTGTGATAAATGTGTGGATGGATTTGATCATCATTGTCGG TGGCTTAATAATTGTGTGGGAAGAAAAAATTATGTCAGCTTTATAGCTCTTATGGCCACGAGTCTTGTTTGG CTTGCAATCGAGTGTGGAGTTGGTATTGCTGTTCTTATACTTTGCTTCGTTGATAAAAAGAACATGGAGAACAACATTGAGGAAAAGCTTGGAAATGGTTTTTCTCGAGTTCCATTCGCAAGTGTTGTG GCTATTTGTACCGCAGTGTCAATAGTGGCATGCATACCTTTGGGAGAATTGTTCTTTTTCCACATGATACTGATAAAAAAG GGAATCACAACCTATGAGTATGTTGTGGCTATGAGAGCAATGAGTGAGGCACCTCCAGCATCAGCCGATGAAGAAGTGCCTAACCTTCTTTACTCCCCAACTAATTCTGCAACAACAGGCTTGAGTGTTGGAAGTTCTATCAGTATTCAGTACAAAGGCGTATGGTGCACTCCTCCAAGGGTCTTTGTCGATCACCAG GATGAGATAATTCCACACTTGGAACCTGGGATGGTACCATCAACTATAGATCCAGATGCAACTGGGTATGCGGAAAGAGCAAATAAGTCCAAAAAGGCTGTTAAGATCAGTGCATGGAAGCTTGCCAAATTGGACTCTAATGAGGCGATAAAAGCGGCGGCCAAAGCCAGGGCATCCTCTTCAGTCCTTCGGCCCATAGATGCTCATCGTGTTCCTGATATTGATTTAAGTTCCAGCGGAAATGCAAGTGGTAGGAGCAGTCTAAGCATGGATTATAGTGCTACCAGAGAATCAAGAGGGGAACTGAAATTATCTCCTCTAAGAAGTTCTTATGTGCAAAGTCTCACTAGCAAGGATGACTATGAGACCCAAACTCAGAGTGCAAGCAGCATGAGCAGTCCAGTTCACATTCATGAATCTGTTGCCCTCAACTCACTTCCTTTGCCGCATCCTCTTCCTGATCGACCTCCACCATTTGCTGCGAGAGGTCAGCCTCAAACTAGCCAACATACCAACACAATGTTCCAAACTGCCACTGCAATTGTTAGGGAGAATAAAAAAGTTTCTGTTGTCTGGGATCAAGAAGCCGGCCGCTATGTCTCGGTACCAGGAACTAATCGAATTGACAATACTATGGATGTCCCAGCTAGGACTTCTCGGGTTCCCTTGGTTAATTCTTCTGCAGAAGCTTGTGCTTTTGAAAGAAGGGCTTCTCAACCAAAGGCTTCTTCGTCCGTGGTGCCTCCTATACTGGCACAAGAGAGATTAACATACAGTGGGCAGTCAATATTCTTTGGTGGTCCTCTTCTTAATGCTCCAGCTAAAGACACTAAGCAAAGCGACAGCAGCACCAGAATGTGGCCGGAAACTGAGAGGGCATCAAATACGAATCGTGGTGGAAGAGAGAGGGGACAAGCAGTCGACTCGTTCCCTGTGTTTGCTCCTGGAGCTTTCCAGAAGAATCTTCCAACCAAGTGA
- the LOC135581512 gene encoding probable protein S-acyltransferase 19 isoform X2, which translates to MQVSYQGLLGRCRCSSLSNTNLVVAITVFFLLVVAFYAFFAPFLGKHIFEYASVAVYTPVAIAVFILYVRCTRINPADPGIMSKFDNEFKHQRNKKPGMPNGTLPSNHENNASGAHSSPTSACRSSLDGSNRKVSAIEDATINMSTRPQRQSSACCSIGGFMCALFVKEDCRKLEDTEEQAGGEDALFCTLCNSEVRKYSKHCRSCDKCVDGFDHHCRWLNNCVGRKNYVSFIALMATSLVWLAIECGVGIAVLILCFVDKKNMENNIEEKLGNGFSRVPFASVVAICTAVSIVACIPLGELFFFHMILIKKGITTYEYVVAMRAMSEAPPASADEEVPNLLYSPTNSATTGLSVGSSISIQYKGVWCTPPRVFVDHQDEIIPHLEPGMVPSTIDPDATGYAERANKSKKAVKISAWKLAKLDSNEAIKAAAKARASSSVLRPIDAHRVPDIDLSSSGNASGRSSLSMDYSATRESRGELKLSPLRSSYVQSLTSKDDYETQTQSASSMSSPVHIHESVALNSLPLPHPLPDRPPPFAARGQPQTSQHTNTMFQTATAIVRENKKVSVVWDQEAGRYVSVPGTNRIDNTMDVPARTSRVPLVNSSAEACAFERRASQPKASSSVVPPILAQERLTYSGQSIFFGGPLLNAPAKDTKQSDSSTRMWPETERASNTNRGGRERGQAVDSFPVFAPGAFQKNLPTK; encoded by the exons ATGCAAGTATCATATCAAGGACTACTGGGAAGGTGCAGGTGCTCTTCTCTTAGCAACACAAATTTG GTTGTTGCCATAACAGTGTTCTTCCTTTTGGTTGTCGCATTCTATGCCTTCTTTGCACCTTTCCTTGGTAAACACATTTTTGAATATGCATCAGTTGCTGTTTACACTCCTGTG GCAATTGCGGTTTTTATACTTTATGTACGCTGTACCCGCATAAACCCTGCTGATCCTGGAATTATGTCAAAGTTTGACAATGAATTCAAACATCAACGGAACAAAAAACCTGGAATGCCCAACGGAACCTTACCTTCTAACCATGAAAACAATGCAAGTGGAGCACATTCTTCCCCAACATCCGCATGTAGGAGCTCCCTAGATGGTTCTAATAGAAAAGTTTCAGCCATTGAAGATGCAACTATAAATATGTCAACTCGTCCACAAAGACAAAGTTCAGCTTGCTGCAGCATTGGAGGATTTATGTGTGCATTGTTTGTTAAAGAAGATTGCCGCAAACTTGAAGACACTGAGGAACAAGCTGGTGGCGAAGATGCTTTATTTTGTACATTGTGCAATTCTGAG GTGCGCAAATACAGTAAGCATTGTAGAAGTTGTGATAAATGTGTGGATGGATTTGATCATCATTGTCGG TGGCTTAATAATTGTGTGGGAAGAAAAAATTATGTCAGCTTTATAGCTCTTATGGCCACGAGTCTTGTTTGG CTTGCAATCGAGTGTGGAGTTGGTATTGCTGTTCTTATACTTTGCTTCGTTGATAAAAAGAACATGGAGAACAACATTGAGGAAAAGCTTGGAAATGGTTTTTCTCGAGTTCCATTCGCAAGTGTTGTG GCTATTTGTACCGCAGTGTCAATAGTGGCATGCATACCTTTGGGAGAATTGTTCTTTTTCCACATGATACTGATAAAAAAG GGAATCACAACCTATGAGTATGTTGTGGCTATGAGAGCAATGAGTGAGGCACCTCCAGCATCAGCCGATGAAGAAGTGCCTAACCTTCTTTACTCCCCAACTAATTCTGCAACAACAGGCTTGAGTGTTGGAAGTTCTATCAGTATTCAGTACAAAGGCGTATGGTGCACTCCTCCAAGGGTCTTTGTCGATCACCAG GATGAGATAATTCCACACTTGGAACCTGGGATGGTACCATCAACTATAGATCCAGATGCAACTGGGTATGCGGAAAGAGCAAATAAGTCCAAAAAGGCTGTTAAGATCAGTGCATGGAAGCTTGCCAAATTGGACTCTAATGAGGCGATAAAAGCGGCGGCCAAAGCCAGGGCATCCTCTTCAGTCCTTCGGCCCATAGATGCTCATCGTGTTCCTGATATTGATTTAAGTTCCAGCGGAAATGCAAGTGGTAGGAGCAGTCTAAGCATGGATTATAGTGCTACCAGAGAATCAAGAGGGGAACTGAAATTATCTCCTCTAAGAAGTTCTTATGTGCAAAGTCTCACTAGCAAGGATGACTATGAGACCCAAACTCAGAGTGCAAGCAGCATGAGCAGTCCAGTTCACATTCATGAATCTGTTGCCCTCAACTCACTTCCTTTGCCGCATCCTCTTCCTGATCGACCTCCACCATTTGCTGCGAGAGGTCAGCCTCAAACTAGCCAACATACCAACACAATGTTCCAAACTGCCACTGCAATTGTTAGGGAGAATAAAAAAGTTTCTGTTGTCTGGGATCAAGAAGCCGGCCGCTATGTCTCGGTACCAGGAACTAATCGAATTGACAATACTATGGATGTCCCAGCTAGGACTTCTCGGGTTCCCTTGGTTAATTCTTCTGCAGAAGCTTGTGCTTTTGAAAGAAGGGCTTCTCAACCAAAGGCTTCTTCGTCCGTGGTGCCTCCTATACTGGCACAAGAGAGATTAACATACAGTGGGCAGTCAATATTCTTTGGTGGTCCTCTTCTTAATGCTCCAGCTAAAGACACTAAGCAAAGCGACAGCAGCACCAGAATGTGGCCGGAAACTGAGAGGGCATCAAATACGAATCGTGGTGGAAGAGAGAGGGGACAAGCAGTCGACTCGTTCCCTGTGTTTGCTCCTGGAGCTTTCCAGAAGAATCTTCCAACCAAGTGA
- the LOC135581512 gene encoding probable protein S-acyltransferase 19 isoform X4 yields the protein MSKFDNEFKHQRNKKPGMPNGTLPSNHENNASGAHSSPTSACRSSLDGSNRKVSAIEDATINMSTRPQRQSSACCSIGGFMCALFVKEDCRKLEDTEEQAGGEDALFCTLCNSEVRKYSKHCRSCDKCVDGFDHHCRWLNNCVGRKNYVSFIALMATSLVWLAIECGVGIAVLILCFVDKKNMENNIEEKLGNGFSRVPFASVVAICTAVSIVACIPLGELFFFHMILIKKGITTYEYVVAMRAMSEAPPASADEEVPNLLYSPTNSATTGLSVGSSISIQYKGVWCTPPRVFVDHQDEIIPHLEPGMVPSTIDPDATGYAERANKSKKAVKISAWKLAKLDSNEAIKAAAKARASSSVLRPIDAHRVPDIDLSSSGNASGRSSLSMDYSATRESRGELKLSPLRSSYVQSLTSKDDYETQTQSASSMSSPVHIHESVALNSLPLPHPLPDRPPPFAARGQPQTSQHTNTMFQTATAIVRENKKVSVVWDQEAGRYVSVPGTNRIDNTMDVPARTSRVPLVNSSAEACAFERRASQPKASSSVVPPILAQERLTYSGQSIFFGGPLLNAPAKDTKQSDSSTRMWPETERASNTNRGGRERGQAVDSFPVFAPGAFQKNLPTK from the exons ATGTCAAAGTTTGACAATGAATTCAAACATCAACGGAACAAAAAACCTGGAATGCCCAACGGAACCTTACCTTCTAACCATGAAAACAATGCAAGTGGAGCACATTCTTCCCCAACATCCGCATGTAGGAGCTCCCTAGATGGTTCTAATAGAAAAGTTTCAGCCATTGAAGATGCAACTATAAATATGTCAACTCGTCCACAAAGACAAAGTTCAGCTTGCTGCAGCATTGGAGGATTTATGTGTGCATTGTTTGTTAAAGAAGATTGCCGCAAACTTGAAGACACTGAGGAACAAGCTGGTGGCGAAGATGCTTTATTTTGTACATTGTGCAATTCTGAG GTGCGCAAATACAGTAAGCATTGTAGAAGTTGTGATAAATGTGTGGATGGATTTGATCATCATTGTCGG TGGCTTAATAATTGTGTGGGAAGAAAAAATTATGTCAGCTTTATAGCTCTTATGGCCACGAGTCTTGTTTGG CTTGCAATCGAGTGTGGAGTTGGTATTGCTGTTCTTATACTTTGCTTCGTTGATAAAAAGAACATGGAGAACAACATTGAGGAAAAGCTTGGAAATGGTTTTTCTCGAGTTCCATTCGCAAGTGTTGTG GCTATTTGTACCGCAGTGTCAATAGTGGCATGCATACCTTTGGGAGAATTGTTCTTTTTCCACATGATACTGATAAAAAAG GGAATCACAACCTATGAGTATGTTGTGGCTATGAGAGCAATGAGTGAGGCACCTCCAGCATCAGCCGATGAAGAAGTGCCTAACCTTCTTTACTCCCCAACTAATTCTGCAACAACAGGCTTGAGTGTTGGAAGTTCTATCAGTATTCAGTACAAAGGCGTATGGTGCACTCCTCCAAGGGTCTTTGTCGATCACCAG GATGAGATAATTCCACACTTGGAACCTGGGATGGTACCATCAACTATAGATCCAGATGCAACTGGGTATGCGGAAAGAGCAAATAAGTCCAAAAAGGCTGTTAAGATCAGTGCATGGAAGCTTGCCAAATTGGACTCTAATGAGGCGATAAAAGCGGCGGCCAAAGCCAGGGCATCCTCTTCAGTCCTTCGGCCCATAGATGCTCATCGTGTTCCTGATATTGATTTAAGTTCCAGCGGAAATGCAAGTGGTAGGAGCAGTCTAAGCATGGATTATAGTGCTACCAGAGAATCAAGAGGGGAACTGAAATTATCTCCTCTAAGAAGTTCTTATGTGCAAAGTCTCACTAGCAAGGATGACTATGAGACCCAAACTCAGAGTGCAAGCAGCATGAGCAGTCCAGTTCACATTCATGAATCTGTTGCCCTCAACTCACTTCCTTTGCCGCATCCTCTTCCTGATCGACCTCCACCATTTGCTGCGAGAGGTCAGCCTCAAACTAGCCAACATACCAACACAATGTTCCAAACTGCCACTGCAATTGTTAGGGAGAATAAAAAAGTTTCTGTTGTCTGGGATCAAGAAGCCGGCCGCTATGTCTCGGTACCAGGAACTAATCGAATTGACAATACTATGGATGTCCCAGCTAGGACTTCTCGGGTTCCCTTGGTTAATTCTTCTGCAGAAGCTTGTGCTTTTGAAAGAAGGGCTTCTCAACCAAAGGCTTCTTCGTCCGTGGTGCCTCCTATACTGGCACAAGAGAGATTAACATACAGTGGGCAGTCAATATTCTTTGGTGGTCCTCTTCTTAATGCTCCAGCTAAAGACACTAAGCAAAGCGACAGCAGCACCAGAATGTGGCCGGAAACTGAGAGGGCATCAAATACGAATCGTGGTGGAAGAGAGAGGGGACAAGCAGTCGACTCGTTCCCTGTGTTTGCTCCTGGAGCTTTCCAGAAGAATCTTCCAACCAAGTGA